The following DNA comes from Candidatus Eisenbacteria bacterium.
GAAACGAATAATGACATTCACGGGGCAGTCGCTCGATGGTCCTCCAAAAGCTTCCGTTCTCCTGCGGCTTCCGGATTCTGCAATCGAGTACGTGCCGGAAGGAACCGGGATAGTGCCGAAGCACGCAGGCAAAGCACAGGGACTTGCACTCTCTTGCAGACAAGGAAGGATCGTAGTTCTCGGCGAAGCGGCGATGCTCACTGCTCAGACCTATAAGGGGAGCAAATTCGGAATGAATTCCCCCGGCAATGACAACCGCCAGCTCGCCATCAACATCATGCACTGGCTGTCTCACCGGCTGTGAGACGGAAGAGAATACAGCATGATCACCCTATGCAGTTGGATGGCCGGCCAAAATCACAGCTTGCCATGACTTCCAGGATGTCAGATAATCAATAAGCTTTTGCCCGAGCCCTTGTTCGACTAGCTCGCTGATGTCCAAAGCGGATTCTACTCTGCTCCGCACTTGGGGCATTGAGGAAACGACAGAGGAGGTGACGTTCGCGCGCACAAAGACGCGGAACCCTCAAAGTTCTATCATCGGTTTGCGGTAACCTTCACAACATGAGGAGGATCGTATGAAGTTGGTATCGAGACGTACCTTTCTCAAGACTGCCGCCACGACGGCTGCTGCTGCCGCTGTAGCGCCCGGTTTGTCGAGGGACTGGCTCGGCCTCGCCTATGCAGGGACAAAGGGATATTTTGAATCCGAGTTCGGCATTACAGATAGCCTTTGTCAGAAGGTACTTGCCAAGGCTTTGTCCAAGGGAGGCGACTTTGCCGATCTGTACTTCGAACACTCAATTAGCAATTATGTTGTACTCGAGGACGGCAAGGTCAACCAGGCGTACAGCGATGTGGCTCTGGGCGTGGGAATTCGAACGGTAAAAGGTGACCAGGTTGGCTACGGGTTCACACAGGAGCTGGATGAAAATGCGATGCTGGCTGCCGCTTCCACCGCGGCCACAATAGCCGACTCTAAGGGGAAGGGAGTCCCCGCGAAGTTTGCCAGCCTGAAGCTGGAAGACTACTATCCGCTCAAGAGCCCGCTGACTTTGGTCCCGCTTGAATCCAAACTGCCTCTTGTTCAGTCGATAAACGACAAGTGTTTTGCCCTGTCTCCGCTGGTCATCAAGGTCAATGCCGGTTTTCAAGACCAGCAAAAGCGTACTCTCGTTGTGACCAGCGACGGAGAGAAGGCTGAGGATCTGCTGCCGAGGGTTATCCTTTATGCCAACGTAGTTGCGGAGAAGAACGGCAGGCGGGAACGGGCAGGATGGAATCTTGGAGGACGCAGAGACTTTTCCTACTACACTCCGGCCGTGGTGGAGGAAGTTGCCAAGACTGCGGTGGACCGGGCAGTGGTTCTCTTCGACGCGGTTCAACCTCCAGCTGGGGAGATGCCGGT
Coding sequences within:
- a CDS encoding TldD/PmbA family protein — encoded protein: MKLVSRRTFLKTAATTAAAAAVAPGLSRDWLGLAYAGTKGYFESEFGITDSLCQKVLAKALSKGGDFADLYFEHSISNYVVLEDGKVNQAYSDVALGVGIRTVKGDQVGYGFTQELDENAMLAAASTAATIADSKGKGVPAKFASLKLEDYYPLKSPLTLVPLESKLPLVQSINDKCFALSPLVIKVNAGFQDQQKRTLVVTSDGEKAEDLLPRVILYANVVAEKNGRRERAGWNLGGRRDFSYYTPAVVEEVAKTAVDRAVVLFDAVQPPAGEMPVVLGPGLTGILLHEAIGHGMEADFNRKNVSTYCTMIGKQVAEPFVTIIDDGTIPNLSGSLNVDDEGTPGQKTVLVDKGILSSYMHDKISARHYKVKPTGNGRRQNYQHYVQPRMRNTYMLPGSATPEDVIKSVDKGIYVQDVANGQVKIGEGDFAFYVSQGWMVENGKLTNPIKDINIMGNGPKMLRNVTMVANDLQMHRGGGGTCGKGGQGVPVGFGMPTTLVKSMTVGGVKA